Below is a genomic region from Rhododendron vialii isolate Sample 1 chromosome 5a, ASM3025357v1.
AGAAACAACCctttttagagcatctccaacccatctctcactctttctccattttggagactcaaaaaagtatattctattcaaaaagtaattttggagaaTCAACAACTTCAACCCAATTCTCTATTTTTCACGTTCAAAACTCCCCTCAATTATTCCTCCATTTATTGTTCgatattgttttttttcctcctttgatcattagatgcatgtttttttccatttcaaCTCATTATTCAAACCCATACAATGGTAGGATAgtgtaaatgagaaaaaataatattatgagTTCAAATGGTTGGATTTTACATTTGAtattatttcaaaatgcatttacaTATACTTAATATTAGACTCATTTTGAAggtattattattatctttCCAATAATACCAATTTTATGGAAAAGGGATGCGTAATGTAAAAGTTCTATATAATTGACGAAGTTCTAGCAAAAAAGTAAATAGAATATTGGTGAATGGAAAAATGGAGATGGGTATCCATTTGAGGAGACCCTCCAAATATAGAGAATGAGAATTGagtctccattttggagaccTCATATGGAGATGGGTTGGAGGACATGCATTCTTCAAAATGAAGTTTTAGTGCTCAAATGGAGATGAgtttgagtttttgtttttgtttttggtcaaaCAGAATAGAGATGGTTGGAGTTGCTCTAATAtagaagatgagagagagagagagagagagagagagagagagagagagagaatagagatGGGTTGGAGTTTCTCTAATATagaagacgagagagagagagagagagagagagagagagagagagagagagagagagagagagagagagagaggtgggggcGGGAATGCAAAAATAGGACCCCACGTTTAACACTAACAAAACCTCTAAAAAATGTCAAATAAACCATTTTTTCCTTCCCTACCTAACAATTTCCGAACGCACAATTTGTTGGATTCCACTTTCTACACTTTCTGTCATACACAAAAATGTTTATGCGGATGCTCTTACTTAGATAGATGGTATTTTGTCAAAAAGTCAAGCCATATTTTACCTTTGCTATTACGATCGTTGGATCACTTGGGAAGTTTTGAGAGACTTTGAGCAGAAAATTAGTGACACACAAATGTTGATAGTGAcattaaaaatagttttgtcatcttttgtgtcaaatttgacTTGAGAAATAGGGAAGCTATATTTTGTGGCCAGAGAAATAGCCGACCattgaagtttatttttttaggcaTCATGCCAAATAATTAATTTAGCTTGAAAAATAGCTTACCATTAGAGATACTTCTTTATAAATACCTGCCAAACGACATGTGTATGTGTTCATTTATGTACATGTCTATCCCAATCAACATAGTGCTGCCCTACAACATGTTGAGTGAACCCGAGGGGCCTGGTTTGTAGAGGTGCACAGCAGTCCGGTCATGCATCATATCAACCGTCTATCTAttttttggacggtccggatttaaataaaactttaCCAAGTAATtaaatctggaccatccaaaatacaaacaaaCGGTTGAGATAGTGCATAGCACCTGCTGTGCAGTAGGCCACCTGCTTCCATAAATTTGGTAACTCATCTGAAAAGGATGATCTTAATGGAAGTCACATGGCTCCATGTGAACTTTTAGTTTTCAGTGACCGCCGGCCAACTATTGGATACTGATGAGTACCATGTGGTAATTCCTTCAAATAAAAGATAGTCGCCACACAATGTGGGTTATTCTTTGTCTCTCAATCAGGCAATCACCCAACAAAAGTGAATTTTAATGTTCATATTGCAAAATTTATTGCTACGTAGACGGTTAAGACTTAGGAGTACCACGTAGACAAAGCCACATGGTACTGCTAAAGCGTTGAACAAATTACTCACATATATATCATGTGTTTTTTTAGACTGAGAAATCCAGCCAGCAGAAAATCCATATGTGGCCCTTGCCTTTAACACCAAAACTCATGTGATAGAGATCCCTCTTGGTATCAGGATCTTAGTGTCCCCAACAATGGTGGGGTTTGAAAAGCTAAAAGTATTTGTCTATAGTTTACATAGCAAcgttttgtctttctttttccacATCTCACATGTGCCATCAATTGGTATGGTGGGGTTTTGATTTGCCAAGTTTACCCTGTGGGGTTCTTAAATATTCTTGTCCCACCACTTGTCTGTTTCTGATTGTATAGGATATACGGCACTCCATTATTGTGCTCAATCATGTTCCCCGATGGGACTGGAGAGGGCCGTTCATATCGTCgtctcagtcatcaaaaagtatttttaatggttAAATGTTCATATTTATCAAAACAATCTTCTCGGAAAAAAAGATGGACGATCGCGATTAAGCGCAGAAGCTTCCCTGCaattcaatggttgagaattcTGATCCTATTGTAATATTTAGTATTAATAGTAACATGCCAGTGCGATGTTCGGATGTCAGGAAAGACATGAGCAGATTTATTCCCAAGACCTAGAGAGATGCCAAACTCAATCGAAACCGGCAAGTGATATTAAAGGGAAAAATGTTCAAAGGCCTCATTCTTCTAAACTTattttcttcgttttgtgtgttttgttcgtcttttctaaatttttattacATTCgagagatattttttgattaatcattcgtctcgatgagaggagtctaaaaagtaaaaaattatgaccaaaattaaaaaataaataaaaagagttcactaaagacgaaaaaagtatcaaacaactatcttatttgtctaaagtgccgttttatttgaatttttttaacatcggtctatatttttatacttttctaattgtcgagatgaacaattaaccccaaaaattacgacgaaaaataaaaaataccgaaataagtttcaagcctataagtttacaagaacgcagcCTAATTAAGTTCAGTTGATGGAATACTATTGTCAGAGAACAATTATTGGCGTACATATATCATAGGTTTTCAGCAATTGGTTTGTATAAGTTTGTTCCAGCATTGGCTCTCTAACAACCCCAAGTTGTTTGGCCACAACTTAATTAAGAGGTTGCTTGCCAAGAAATCGCAAGTTCAAATTCTACAAAGACCAAACATTATAAACTTTGGAGTCAATGGAGGTTTGCCTGACAGCTAACTTAAGGGTCTTAGATTTAGTCAAAGTGAGCGAAAGCTGATCTGGTAATCCAgttattggaggaaaaaaaaaaacattggctCTCATTATTAAGTACTCTTAGCTTCACAAACCATATGTGTATCTCGAATAGCCATCATCATCCTGTCTCCAAAATTAACTCAAATGGCTATCACTGCATATATGTACAGTACTACAGTGGTAACCCGGTGGTAGACACCATGTACTTTCATGCATTTAACTAGAGTTTGAAATTCACTAAATAGTAATAACTACGGAGTACAATAAAAACAACATTGTGGGATGCTAAAAGATATAGAATCCAAAGCTTAAAGACGATATCAGTATTAAAAATCTTTGTGGTTTTGTTTGATTGAGTGGAATCGAATTAATTGTTGCCTAAATTCTCTAATATGAAACATTCAATATGGTAGCGTTACTAAAACAACCAACCAcaactaaaaattaaatttactaAACCTCAGAGTTATACtatttaaagagagagagagagagagagagtgatacCTACACAATAACAAACGTTGAATTTATTTAAGAACTCAAAAAAGAAGTTTCAGTACGATTAATGGTAATAATATGAGcttttttttatctatatatTTAATTTATGTGAAGGTAAGAATATATCTATTGGCATGCTAGCTAGCACGTCTAGGAACAGCTAGAGCCAGGCCGGTGAGAAGGTGCCGCTAAGAATTAGGCACCAGTGAGAAGCCCAGCAAGCGCAGTCATTGCTCGGACTTGCATTTCTAGAGCTGCAATGTAGTCCGTGGTTTCTTCTAGAAGATTCAGGAATGATAGTTTCTGGCAACCGGGAACTAATCGGCTGAGAAACCGTGCTTTTCGTTGTACTGCCGGTATTTGCTTCTTTGCCTCTGGCTTTTTTGACTGGATAAATCTAGCTGCCTTTCGCTTCTTCTGCTTCTTATGCTTATTTTTGTTGAGTTTCAACCTGACAATATGAATGATATAGGcttgttacaaaaaaaattgaggaacATGTATAACCGTTAAAATAAGAATCTTCTATGTGGATtcaattttaaatatttcaatttgatGCTTTCAAGTACAAAAACTCATCCACCAAATAGTAAATCTCTCTTAATCTTATTGCTCAACTTCTTGCATTTCCgctttaccttttttttttaatctttcagtGTAATTACATAATAATACAAACTATATTCattttggtgaaattacacGGAAACCCTCTCATCTATACATGTTTTCCATGAACACCCCATAACATTTAAAATTGCCCAAACAAACCCCCTTTCGATTTATTGAGGTTGGGTACTGGGAGCTTGATATACGATGCTTTTGTGTGGGAGAATGAGATCCTCAAAATCGAAATTGAGGAGATTTCTTTCCTGATTGACCTTTCTCATCGAGGAGAGGAAGCCGTTTTGTTAACATGCAGAACTGTCTTATTATATATCCAAGTTTCTTAATATTGATGCCAATGAAAATACATTTGCTGATAATTCTTCAATGAGTACAATATGTCTATTGAAGAAATTGAAATagttagagcatcttcaactcATGGCTTCAAATCCTACATGACGTAAAAGCGGTAACATTTGGCATCCTCATTTGATCCAACCTTGATGTCAAATGCACTGTCAAATTATAAGTGTATTTGGCTCCATCCCATTAGCATCAAATTTGATTCCTCATGCCAAATCTACCTTTGGcatttttgaattcaaaaagTAGGTGTTTTGTACTTTAATACTTAAAATTTAACATCAAGGTTGGAGCTGAAGGTTTGTTGATGTGAAAAGTCAGAAATGCCAATTAagcctttaaaaaaatttgacatcccAATTTGAAGCCATGAGTCAAAAATGCTCTAATCTTTGAAGGATATTAGAAACAAAACTAGCTAGACATTTGGAATCAGAGTGGTTGTTGATAGAAGGAAATTAAGGCTTTGCTTGAAAACATAAGGAAAagacaagaaaaggaaaggaaaatttgtTTGGTTAAGAAAGAAAGTGGGGAGAAACaataagaaaacaaacttttaaaAGCAATACATGTTGTCTTACAGTTATCACATTTTCTTTCAaccatttatttttcctttccaCAAGTTCTAAACAGACCCTAATAATTCGGGTATCCGGTGGCTAACCTGAGTCGACTCATAAGAATTGATCTACTCCATCGAGTCCTCCCCTTGGCCGCGGTGGCCAGCAGCCTATCCGCGGTCTCTCGGACGGCAGAAACTGCTGCCATCCGAGACAAATTCCCTTGGCTTCTTTGACTGAGGGCTTCGATGAGATTCACAGAGTATGCCTGTTGCTCGGCATCACTCTTCCATCTGGTTTTCTCTATTTTCACCACCTCTTCCGCTTGATTTTCTTCGCTCCCGACCTCCCTTAGCTTTTTGATCATCTTCGATTCTTGAAGTCGGTTCAAGTTGGCTTCGAAATTTGAAGTTGATGAAGACGATTCCATCATAACAGACAATGAATTTGACTGTCTGTCTGTATACAATGCTTTTGTTCTCCCTGTATGTGTGAGATTTCTCCctctaattttctctctcttggcaTTTGGAGGCGGAGAGAAAGTAGGGAAGAGGCTTCATATATGAGTCTGGACCCCTGCATTCAAGAAATATCAAGCGCAGTATTGTAGCACCTATGGGAGcgcacacaaaaacaaaaaaaaacagtccCGTTAATAATGGGAAAGTCATACATATTTCTTATTTGAGTGTATATGATATGCACCcccaaaatttta
It encodes:
- the LOC131325614 gene encoding transcription factor bHLH149-like encodes the protein MMESSSSTSNFEANLNRLQESKMIKKLREVGSEENQAEEVVKIEKTRWKSDAEQQAYSVNLIEALSQRSQGNLSRMAAVSAVRETADRLLATAAKGRTRWSRSILMSRLRLKLNKNKHKKQKKRKAARFIQSKKPEAKKQIPAVQRKARFLSRLVPGCQKLSFLNLLEETTDYIAALEMQVRAMTALAGLLTGA